In Balaenoptera acutorostrata chromosome 8, mBalAcu1.1, whole genome shotgun sequence, the genomic stretch TCAGTTTTGTGTtagtttaataaacattttcttgCAGTAGCCTTTATTAGCATATCTTCTaatgctttatgtattttaaagcttTCCACTTCATTTAAATCTCTTGTTTCTTAGCTGTTTCCTTAGTGATTAAAAGTTCCAGTTGTTCCTTTCAATCTGTAACAGCTGCAAGAACTCTTCTTTCCAAACTAGCTCTCCTAAATTCCCTTGTTAGAGTTGGTATCTATATTTAGCTGGTGGGATTAAATTGCAAAGGCTTCAAGCTGGGCAAAGCACACTGATCTGCCTTTTTACTGCTAGACCTGTGTACTGTGAGGAGCTAAGGCCTTAGTGTCCCCTTCCTTACCTAGGTTACTCACAAAATGGATTCCCAGCGGGAACTTGCAGAGGAACTGCGGCTTTACCAATCCACCCTTCTTCAGGATGGTCTAAAAGATCTCCTGGATGAGAAAAAATTCATCGATTGCACACTAAAAGCAGGTGACAAAAGTCTTCCTTGCCACAGATTGATTTTGTCAGCTTGTAGTCCTTACTTCCGTGAGTATTTTTTATCTGAACTTGATGAGGCAAAAAAAAAGGAGGTAGTACTAGATAATGTGGATCCTGCTGTATTGGATTTAATCATTAAGTACCTGTACTCTGCCAGTATTGATCTCAACGACGGAAATGTGCAAGATATTTTTGCATTGGCCAGCCGCTTTCAGATCCCCTCCGTGTTCACTGTCTGCGTTTCGTATCTTCAGAAAAGACTTGCTCCTGGTAACTGTCTAGCTATCCTAAGATTAGGACTTCTCCTTGACTGCCCGAGACTCGCCATCTCTGCCCGTGAATTTGTGTCTGATCGCTTTGTACAGATTTGTAAGGAAGAGGACTTCATGCAACTGTCTCCACAGGAGCTGATCTCAGTCATTTCCAATGACAGCCTAAATGTAGAAAAGGAAGAAGCGGTATTTGAGGCAGTGATGAAATGGGTGcgaacagacaaagaaaacagggTTAAAAACCTTAGCGAAGTGTTTGATTGTATCCGTTTTCGCCTtatgacagaaaaatattttaaagatcatGTTGAGAAAGATGATATCATTAAAAGCAACCCAGAActccagaaaaaaatcaaagttctcAAAGATGCCTTTGCAGGCAAACTCCCAGAACCTAGCAAAAACACAGAGAAGGCTGGGGCTAGTGAGGTGAATGGTGATGTTGGTGATGAAGATTTACTTCCTGGTTACCTGAATGATATTCCCAGGCATGGAATGTTTGTCAAAGACCTCATCCTCTTGGTTAATGACACAGCTGCAGTGGCTTATGATCCCACGGAAAATGAATGCTACCTTACTGCACTGGCTGAGCAGATCCCCAGAAATCATTCCAGCATCGTTACCCAGCAAAATCAGGTGTACGTGGTAGGAGGCCTCTATgtggatgaagaaaataaagatcaaCCTCTACAGTCGTACTTCTTCCAGGTAAGAAAGGATATTTTCATATATGTAGAGACATAAAGGAAAGGCTGTTAGTCACCGTCTAGTTAGCTGACTTGTGAATTATTCAGGCTGCTTGTATTTTATTCTACTTGATGTGCTATTCCAGTCCCTTGAATTTTCATTACTTAGAGGGCTGACAAATATTTGAATCAGTTAACTGcttgttaatatttaataaacGTTTTGGTAAAGAATGGGGTTCTAATTAATGTATAAGTGATGGCTCATGATTTTCTTTATGCACTTTTACCCAAAATGTCATGTTTATAGTTGATTGTGACTGTAATCCTTTAAAGTCCAGTATTTTAGTAAAAACGAAATTTAATCTTGTGTCCTCTTTCTGAAAAACAGGTTACTGTATTTCCCAAAATCAAATTACTTTACCCATTACAAAATGTTAAATTGATCAGATTTTCTACCTTCTTCCAAGTTTCCTTGAACTGATTTGAAGTTCCTGGAGGTAGCGTTTCATCTCCTATTTATGGTTACTGCCTAAAATATAGTTttgttgaaaatgaaaagaacttgTATACATATTTTACATGCTTTGGATTACCTTCTAGGAAACACTGTCTACACAAGTGTCACTAATTTGGATTAAttgtatttagaaatatttatttatgataaatGATCAAATTTATTTGGATCAGAGTTGTACTTAGACATATTGGCAACTTAATCTGTATTATGAAACCATAGAAGTTTCCAAGAAAACACATCCTCCTAAACTAACACTCTTTGTAGTTTGTTTGAAAGGAGTTCGTTTCATATTGTCAACACGTTATACTTCACCAGTTTATGAAGGAATCAGTGGCTGAACCTTCATCTTTAATAATGTCAATACCAGGACTTTGTAGCTTACAGATAGTTCAAAAGAGTTTGTTTAGGTCATGGCTACTTATGGCCTGGGGTTTATGGGCACTTGAGTTGGAAAGGCCAAAGATAAGCATGTGTAGAATGTCATACCACAGTCACTGAGTGCTTTCAAAGTGTGTGACATACGGTGCATTTATAAAGCACACTCTTTGACCAGCTTTTTCTAATCttgaaaaatgtaataatacaTGTTAATCACGATTCTTAATTTTCCAAGTTCCATTAAAGAATGTTAactatgaaatataaaaataaaatagaagctgTAAATGTTAAGTATTTGAATGCGGGCCAgaagatttcctaagccctaatTTTAAATTCAGATAAATTTCAGGAAGGGTAAATTCAATTGAAAAGGCAATAATTTTATCTAGGAAGTAAAAATGACATCAaaatacagacagacagacagacagatacccGGAAATCATAGACCCAAAGAATACTTAATAGCCttatctttattctcttccatccTGTTACTGCCCTTGCTTTTATTGACACAGCCTCTCATTTCTGAAACCTGCTTGATGTTGTTCCTTTTAGCTACGAAAGGTTATACAAAGTTGAAAGGGTCGACTCCCTGTCATTTCCCATGCCTTGCTCCTTCTAAAAGTCACAAATAGTGGGACAAGATGCCAGGATAAAAACACCTGACTGTAAAAGAGGGTTATGACTcacaagaaaatatatgtatgagAATCTCAGGCTTTGTATTTTCTGCTTGGTCACCtctgtttaaaatgtattaagtTAGGATTCATATGACCTTTGACTGTATACTAGAATTAGATTATGAGAATTTTTTTACCTAGGTAAGAGCCGGTTTTTTCCATAGACTTAACAGTTTCATCAAATCTGTGAACACCACATCTTAAAGTAATCTAGGTCCGAACTCTAATTTTAAGGGTGAGCAAACTGAagccagagaggttaaatagcttgACAGCTCATCTGTAAAAAAGCCTGGCAGGCAGCCTGCTGTCTCATCTGCTGTAGGAAGTGCCCTATCCGGGGTAGTATGGGAATGTAGACAGTATTGTGTAGCGTGGGCAGTAAACCCTCCGGTTTGGGATTATGATGGCTGCTGTTCccatttaaaaagacaaactatggggcttccctggtggcgcagtggttgagagtctgcctgccaatgcaggggacacgggttcgagccctggcctgggaagatcccacatgccgcggagccactaagcccgtgagccacagctactgagcctgcgcgtctggagcctgcgctccgcagtgggagaggccgcgatgaagagtggcccccgctcgctgcaactggagaaagccctcgcatggaaacgaagacccaacacagccataaataaatataaataaataaataaatttataaaaaaagaaaaggcaaactatGAATTTGTATAGCTTGCATCAAGTATCACTTAAAAGCTCTGTGAGTTTgcgcaaattatttaacctttctgtacctcagtttcctcatctgtaaaatggagataatagaagTCCCTATCCTGGAGGACTAGATGAGATTACCTGTGTCAAGCATTTATTATGAAGCCTATCACAGAGTAAAAACTTCATAAATGCTCATTATTACTGCTACTATACTACATACCACTTTcttgataaataattttttttcaaaaaatgaaaacattagtgATCACAATCTGGATGTTGAAACTTGTGACTGCAAACTAACAGTGTATGTGTGGGGATCAAACCGCTCATCTCAGCTAGTTTTAATTAGTACTTTGCTTTAACCAA encodes the following:
- the KLHL41 gene encoding kelch-like protein 41, which produces MDSQRELAEELRLYQSTLLQDGLKDLLDEKKFIDCTLKAGDKSLPCHRLILSACSPYFREYFLSELDEAKKKEVVLDNVDPAVLDLIIKYLYSASIDLNDGNVQDIFALASRFQIPSVFTVCVSYLQKRLAPGNCLAILRLGLLLDCPRLAISAREFVSDRFVQICKEEDFMQLSPQELISVISNDSLNVEKEEAVFEAVMKWVRTDKENRVKNLSEVFDCIRFRLMTEKYFKDHVEKDDIIKSNPELQKKIKVLKDAFAGKLPEPSKNTEKAGASEVNGDVGDEDLLPGYLNDIPRHGMFVKDLILLVNDTAAVAYDPTENECYLTALAEQIPRNHSSIVTQQNQVYVVGGLYVDEENKDQPLQSYFFQLDNVASEWVGLPPLPSARCLFGLGEVDDKIYVVAGKDLQTEASLDSVLCYDPVAAKWNEVKKLPIKVYGHSVISHKGMIYCLGGKTDDKKCTNRVFTYNPKRGDWRDLAPMKTPRSMFGVAVHKGKIVIAGGVTEDGLSASIEAFDLTTNKWEVMTEFPQERSSISLVSLAGSLYAIGGFAMIQLESKEFAPTEVNDIWKYEDDKKEWAGMLKEIRYASGASCLATRLNLFKLSKL